The stretch of DNA AGCGATTTGGTTCAGGTGATCGAAAGTAAAGATGTTGATCAATGCCATGATGATTTTGAAGATTTGTTAAGCAGATGTCCATCCACTGTAGTACTGAAGGTATAAGTATAGAAATTAAtgtcatataaatatattagtaCCCTATATATATCTGATGAATCAGTAGCAAAATAATGTATTTCTAAATTGAAGATCTAGCTATTATAATATGCATTTCAACAgtgtcaactttttttttttttcaaaatgcatTTGGGATCTCTATAagcataaatttgaaaaactgtaGAACAGTCTTTATTCATATTAATTTATCACTATTTATTGTTTCAGATTCTTGGCTATCTTTCGTACAAAGATTTAGTCCACAGTGTGAGTCCAGTATGTAAATCATGGCATAATATGGCGTTTGATCCATCTCTTTGGTGTGTAATTGACTTTCGTAGATATAAGGTAAGTCCAATTTGGGTTTGCAGAAAGGAGTGTGTGTTGTACCGGTACTAGATTTAATTGGATGGAGTTTGGATATGATCTCGCTTCAATGGATTGAAAAGAAATATCAATGCAATTTGGAATccttcattttaatttaaaataccgtatatgctcgttttactgCCCGTttttgattaagggcccgtttgaatagccgccgtgtgaacagaacataaaaataaataagggccggtgcgtgaatacccgcccgatgtaaaagctgatttttcagtggtagagaacaatgagaaataaaaagcttttgtcacaatgctgttgaattttaaggcccggtagataacactcacgcctttggcgtccaagtacataatagatagcattgattacgtaacaccatgtttctcaaactgggcgtcgcgacgTCCAAGTGCCtcatttcaatattgatagggcatcgcaaaacttttcttcttttgcggatctGTACCTGCGGTGcatagaaaaagtcaaaattttcgctattctcgtttaaatcacattgagaactggaaataacaatatatcaaTTATTGTAatgatcgaaaataacaagcgcccatgcttgaataagggcccggttagtgagttggttggaaaaaatatgggcccgggctacaaaacgagcaaatacgatATCTGAAATGTAAGAAATATGGCTTGGAAAGATTCTCGATATCGATTTTTTTGAATGTATccaatataaattattattatattatatcttAGTTTTACCAGTATGATGATATCAAATGCAACataattttgtcaaaaaattgGATCAGTTTAGAATAACAATGAAATCATTGTAGTTCACTTTGTGTAGACGAATTGAACTAATTTTGGTTGTTATTCCTATATATATGATACAGTATTTAAATATGATACAGAATATTGCACTTGTATTTGAGAATTGTCCAATGGCCATTAGTATATTGAATAGAAATAAGTTTGAGGTAGTTTAGATTGAATTACTGTGTGGGTTTGGCTGAACTTCATTTCATGTTGGTAATTGAGCTAATTGAATTTACTTTTTGCATGTTTTTGCCAGCTTTATGGATATTATTTCTCTCATTACAGAtgataaatttaattattatttttacagaGTAGGTTCAAAATTATCTGATGATGTTTTCATTGCTTTTGCTGAAAATTGTCctcgtttaaaaaaatttgttctgGAATGTTTGGAGATCACAGACAAAACAGTTCTCAgtgtaagtttatttttgtaCTATTGGATGTGATTAGCAACCAAATAAtgtagataaataaaaatatcattatcTGGAATTAAACACTTTATTAGCGTGCAAAACTGTGCATAATTCTCCATACTGATATATATCCCTATACTTTTCATTGTAGATTCCTGAGTATGAACAAAAAATATACCCTATGACAGTggctctcaaactttttaagccgccccccccccccccctttttagAAACTGTCAAGTCTcacgccccacctcaaaaataattaaCTACAAATAACTGATAGTAAGGCGAAACTGTGTTTTATTAAAGAAAAACGCGTTTAAAATACGATGATGGAACGTGAATATCTAAAATAAGACAGGAAAGATTACatctaacgaatatttttatatttgattagcttcacgccccctcaaaaaattgtccacgccccCAACTTGTGGGTGATGCCCcaccatttgagaaccactgccctaggATATCCATGTCATTATTATTTTGAGCGTTTCGAAATGATGACCCACAGTCCCACATATCAAAATTATGTTATCTTACATTTCACACTAGATTTCAACATGTGACGGATGCAAAATTCATCGATTACGAGACTAAGTTGTTGTAGATATTCTTTTGACACTATATTTTCAGTtgcaaaatattgttaaaattttctttatgtACAACAGATAGCTCACAATCTACATGATCTTGAACATTTAAGTGTAAgtcaaatatcaaatatatcaaatgaaGCTGTTGCAGAAGTTATAAAATGTTgtagaaaattaaaattgttgaaaatCAGCCATAATAAACAGGTGAGAAGATATGTTATACATTTTAATCATATacaatttttccttttttttttgaatctcAAGACAGGCAACTTGTTGAAAGTGAAAATACATCTATACTAGTGATCGGCAACCTGTGGCTCCGTAGTCGCATGTGACTCTTTATTCATGAAGCACTGGCTTCCACAGATCAAAGTGATTACAGCAGTTTTTTATTAAAAGCAGTAGGGATTCAATGAAAAAATGAGGTCTGAAGCCAAATACTAATCACTAATTACATCCCACAATGGTTCCCAAAGTATAAATCATGAGCGGTAAAAAATGGGTTGCTTTTGGTATATCAAGAGATTCAAGACAAACttttacttttcattttacaggttattttcatttcaacgtAGACTGAACTATTGCAGCATTTGTATTTCATTTGGTTTCTTCTTAGTAACAACCAGATTATTGCATCACGAATGGTTTTCCGGGAGTTTTACTAGCCACTGACATTAGAGTAGATGTTGCAGCTCCGAGTAGGGTTGAATTTGATTGAAATGATGCCAAATGGCTCTTTCCATGCTAAAGGTTGCTGACTCGTGATCTATGCAGTAGCatagaataatttattttccatCTGAAGAGCAAACTCTCAAAAAATAGGGGTTCTCCTTGCATATGCTTCTGTCTTCCCAAGATAATAAACCTCTATAATTCTATTTTTCAGATAACTGAGAAATGTTTGGTCACTATTCCTGAGAGTAGTTTGTCAATACAGACATTGGACTTTTTGATGTGTAATTTCAATCCCAATGGTATCGCAATTCTCGGTGAATTATTAAATCTTGAAGATATTAATTTAAGTAAATGTGAAGATTTAACAACAGATGATCTGATGCCAATCATGGAAGGATGCAAAAATTTAAAGGCGATCAGTCTGAATCTAAATAAAAAGTTTGATGATAAGTGAGTTGATAAATTTTCATGTGTTTATATTATCAATAAGAGTCCAATTTGAAACCTCTAGCTCAGTGAtcctcaaactttttaagctgcGCCCCCATTTTAGAGTTTGTCGAGCTgcggcccacctcaaaaataactctctaacaataagctacaaataacagacagtagggcgaaagtatgttttattcgaaaaacatGTTGAATGATAGTAGGtcgaaagtatgtttcattcaaaaaacacgaTGAAAATATGTGTATGGAaggtaaatatccaaaataaagaaatgtaaatatccgaaATAAGGCAGGCCAGATCAAATCTAacgaatattttgatttttaattagtttcgtGCCCCCCTCAAAAAAAATGTCTACACCCTtcttgtggggcgcgccccaccgtttgagaaccaccgcTCTTGTTATTTGAGCAGAAACAGGTTCAGATCATTTTATTTTCCTATATCATTGACTAGATAAACATTTCGTTTGTTTGAGGTtccaaaaataaatcatattttgaaacatttctAAAATAGACTGCTTATTCCCAATTTTACTACAGTATGTTAAAAACAAGGTATTTGGATTTTACTCCCTCTGGTAACAATGTTGATGCTAATCGCTGCAAATATCTTGTCTTCTTTTGTGTAGATATATATTgtgaaaaatagttttaaaaaattttgttgcaGCTTTATCGATATCATTCTCACGAAAttaccaaatatggaaaaattttatcttgttTCAACTACGATAACAGATGAAGGTTGGTCGAtcgttatatatttttaatagtgATACTTCTCAACCAGGACTGTGCAGATGGTGTTTGGCATTTTTTTCATTGGTATTGAAACTGGAGTCTTTATCCTCAAATTCCCTCGATTTCAATTCTAAAAATCATGATTTCACTTTTTACACTGCAGATTCTATagtaggggtgggcaaggttttggaccaggggccaaaaattttgcccacctagactgacgggccatgtaagtgtgacgtaaaaagttacattttatgattttatttacagtgttacaaaaaaatagtggaaaacaataagcctcgtgctaaaactaaatttaatcgcaatctctacaagttccttgagctatttttcagctaaatcatcaaaatttggttttagtttgattgtggcatcatcaggcgggccagattaaattacccaacgggccggaatTGGCCCTCGGGCCGTAGCTTGCCCATGTCAGTTCTATAGTGTAACCTCACAAAACATCATTTTCCAATTTGATATTTACCGTAGATATCTCTAGTGACTGGGAATAAATAGTATCCTAGGATTCTTGATTTACTTGCTCTATTTCACAAATTTAGGATATtcaaccaaaaatattttttcccatATTACTCGAAAAGCTGATTTATGATTGCAAGATATCGCTGAACACTTATATCTAATATTATGGTAAATTGATTTATAAATTCAGCAACTTCCTTTTACAGCGTTGGTCATCATGGGGAAAAAGGGAAAAAAAATATCCGTGATCGATATTGGATATACTAAAGTTACGGGTTTCGGTGCTCGCTATGTCTCAGAAAATTGTGCATGTTTAGAATATTTGGGATTAATAAGATGCGATTCGGTAAggacaaatttcatatttagtaAGGATTTTCTCCGATCAGATTttagtttgaatttttttgtattgtttatctTGTAAACATATAGATCAGGGTGATCCAAACCCAGGCTGCGGCCCGCAGCTTCATCATCCGGGGCCTGcatcacattcggagagtaatcaaaaaatcgcatttggtgttatTCGGTTTAGTGAGTTTTTCGGTGGTTTTCACATGTTTTAGCGTggtaaatgacaaatactgtttgcacaataaaagggGTTTGTTTTGTGtggcactgtttacctatactTGACAccattttggcccgcgaacaatgcaaaaataattttgtggcacCCGGAGTCgtcaaccttggaccaccctgatatagatGATGTTAGATAAAAGCTGATAGTAAACGATTTCCCCCTCTTGAACTCAGACGATGGGCAGTATATGATTAGTGAAAAATGGGAGACACTTTTCAATACTGTTTTTAATTTCAGGTTCCTGAAGAGGAAGTCGAGAAACTTGTTGTGGAATACCCACATATTATGTATTCCACTTTTATTCAAGACACCAAACGGATGTTTGCAAAAATTGAAAGGGATGGTAgattagattaattatattgtgATTCTTACTGTAATTTGCTTCCCATTGTTTTGTAATATATGCTTTTCCATTTCCTTTTGTGTACCagccaaattttaatattaatttgtagTGTTTATTTTAATGTGTATATAATGTATGTTTTTGATTAGTCCGATATTTCCTATAAATTTATTCATgtgattataataataaatcatGTGCTTGTGATGCTTTTCGGGATGTAAGACCGCCAATTTTCCAAGTCTGGGCATCTTCCATTCAACGTGCTTAACCAGAGGGCACCAAATTACAATCCCTTGGCCGGTGCGATAAGGAAGAGCGGAGATAAGTCTGTCCACTACACAAGCGATAAGAAATGGCCATATGATTATCGAATGTCCTCGTGGCGTTGACAGAATTTGCGAACCGATACGTATTTGATCACGCTCACCAAAACGAGCGGCGATTCCAACAAAACTAGCCCTGAGAGAACGCAGTCCGAGGGACTTTCAGTATTTCGAAAAACAAAACCTGACAAAGTATGGTATAGCGTAAGGCTGAAAGCTGTCCTGCAAACGGAAATTTTTGAAACATGTGGCCTTCCTCGTTTAGTGAAGTTATACGCTAACACTCGActctcaaatatttttttggctGTCCTGATGAATTAGCAAATTGAGAAAAGAGAACAAAAACCAGCAAACGTAAATAGTAAAAACATGCCCCAGGCACTGATCTTTAAATCCTGCGACAATCATTACGCGAAGGATAAAACCGCCGGCTGGGGGAAGAAGTGTGATACTGCGTCGGCATCGCTCGCGTTCTTGTGAATTATGGGACTTGCATGCTGTTCACTTCTCGTCCTGTTGGCAATGATTCCTTTTTTGAAAGAATTTCTTGATAAACTTCATTCATCTATGGATAGAAGTCACCATAATCGATGTTAgtatatcaaaaaaataaataaaaaggttAAATTTTAACAATATACAAAATGGACCAAAGGTGAGGTAACGGGTAATAAAATATACCCATTTTATTGACGAAGATAAATGTTTATATGCGGAGTTATTAAATTTCGAGCTCATTCTACATATATAGTTATTTTTGTatatggctcggcggtgtggcgcatcgtgcgatactgcacctctgattacactgcgtgggttcgcaagttcgaatTCTATGCGGGTtcaattatgtgcgagaggattgcttaGGGTGACCATACGTCCTCCTTTTAGAGGATTTGTCCTCACTTTTCGTTAAAAATTTTATGTCCTCCGAGGACGCTCTAAAAAGTCAAAATGTCCTCCTTTTTTAAGGagtcaaatatttaaaattcttcTATGACATAATCAACATTTTATGATGGGTTAAGAAAATTTTAGAGTAAGTAGAAAGTTGTCATTACCAATACACATATGACAAGCAAGGCATTGAGATACCATATAGGTTCATAAATACCCTAATAAACCCCAAATACAAAATGGGTTCAAAATATCTTCGGTTGTTATgggtctacacgtgtctcacaataaattctgttacgtaaagaatatgatcgtcaaaacagctgttttgactaattcagtgaagcgtcacgggccgtaggttgccgacccctgcgcTAAGTCATATGGTAGACTATGTCAATTCCGGCAAAAATCCATGAAAAAACGCTCTAATCCGCATTCGAATGCAGTTTGAGAAACAACTGAGATACCGACATTTTTGAGGTATCATATCATCTCCAAAGAGCAATTATAATACAGCGAAAGATTAATGCTGCCAGTGCCTTTGTGAAACAACAATGACTATTTCCGCGCTGCATATTGGTATCTAAGGTTACACCACAAAGATCATTTTTTATAACCATGCACAAAATTAGTTTCTTTATTGTGAGTTCTAATTGCGCTCCTATTTTCAGCCGTTGAATGGGGGTTTAAAGGGAGCTTGTACAATAGCTTCCGGGGTTTGGCAGACTCACAAatgttaagaaccactgctcagTGTTAAATGCATACTTGTTCATCACCTAAAAATCGTGTCATTGCATCTTGTATTTAGCAATTTGGTggataggccgcgagccgaggccctgaaaaacgcctagaaagtgagtttcgtagcgcacatcaggtaactacctgaaaatgattttaaaaggttccttaaaaatttagtaacaaatattgccttgttcccacttccaaaagttgcacgttttacggaaaagacgcttttactacaagaaatatgtgctacgatctgtcctatattctctacattttcggcactgaacaatgacttctgcatgacgtaacaattgaattaaaccagctgttagcgagcggatgaatattagttatttctgctcgaccttgcgctgagttgggcaggctttccatagccctgtttagttatttattattagttaagttatgctaagacgttgttgaaaaatgtataagtaaattattaaacacttgtagatccttaccacggatatgggccgtgagacgaaaccatgaaaacgcccagaaaatgagtttcgtagcgcacatctggtaactaaataaattcttcagttttgtgtgaaaacgaacataatgaacgcattacagcttgttccacaatcctggtgcgaaattgaatataagaggttcccggaaattcaataaccataagtttacaacgcatacataagaactatacaattcgagagccctacagcacactaacacaaatgtattcctgtaatgttttgcctgaccaaaatcggacttcctcagtcaatcataatttattaggtagattacgaaaaatatggcatacacgtaaccaacaacaaaaaatactttaattgtgtgacaggagtcgggagtgacctcgaaagcagcgacaccaacaacgctgattcacatttgagaataaattttatgtaataaccacaagcagtttacaacaagaacagcataaaaagctacatccattttatagaagctatcaagtatcaaacgtatttatttttaagcaatgaagtcacaaattaacatcgtgagcacgaaaacacaaataaatcagttatttctcacttagaaatttaccgcaaaagtcaagaaaattaaatgaatgtacaatatgtacataacatagtgaacagaaatattacaatttacaattaatctttttttagtttatgtggttatgtatttgaacaaaggcaataatatttctagaaacaggactacgacactaacaaatgtccgaaacaacaaacaaatgtatgatacttattaaatcaactgtaatatctaattcactttcttctgaattgttttcgaaatccactatctcaaaaatcgacttttcctctataggtgtactgtgatttctgcagtcaatacaaaaacaaaaatctgtgcaatttaagttgattttggcacactttcataaattattttgactatttttctttgcagtttgccaactcaagaactgatttgagggccacatgcttcttcagtgaatcattgttgggtgaagagtataatccttatgtttgacagtgttaaatagacgtgccctggtatcatttacattcttcatatcctcttcaaattcctcagctttatttattaatacctcgttaacctcgaaagatcttcatagtcgagggaaaaaaatgaattgaaaatctcaatgaagtctccaacatgaatttgatgggcagttccaattgcagaaaagtgctaaagtatttcaatatgaatagcccatctaagctgtttgcaactattatgattctcatatacctttaagcttcaagacttcttgtttaatccattttatagcactgatagcagcagggatcagagcctgcgttaggtcggattggtggaacattgcgttttcttttgtagtacagtatctaaaataaggaagaaaataatatttggagcagcatgattttaaaaatacccctaaatactaactaataccttgaatacataatgcattttatctgatgtactaaatgagcgtatatatgctcattgcatgttctaaagtccagcagtgtttgcataccattactagactatatctacactaaattttgatatatcacagtctgaaatgtcctatgacagtatgagtatggactatagactatattttgaaacatcaactgtttgtctacaacttcatttctcacctctcaatcatttccaatgctacctttctttccactccggcataacttatcattgcttcccaggttcttgtcgactctatgaatttagatttagaccaaccgacattagtaaaattgattaatttcttctctttcacacaaccgtgcattacagaaacagccattcatttctatttccaaatatgctgtggcctatatagtagtataagtctgctgaatagtcaagaagagtcattaaattaatcataaacatttcatgcaagccagaaaatatcgttgtttgtgacatattattctaggtctacccttccttggagttaccgcaccgtaccggtacctatttaacaacgtcttatgagctagtgctcaactaaaattgctatttatggcaaggatatacaagtgtttaatatcttacctatacttttcaacacctccttagaataactggactaatattaccggtaactgaaaaaaactatggaaaggctactcaacgcaaaagcgagcagttgagtacatctgatattcatccgaccactggggatccacctacagctgactaacttgactgttacgtcgtgcagaagtctgcgttcattggcccatgataccggaaaagcagagaaaataggacagatggtaacacatatttattgtagtaaaagcgtcttttctgtaaaacgtgcaacttttggaagtgggaacaaggcaatatttgttactaaatttctaaggaacattttaaaatcattttcaggtagttacctgatgtgcgctacgaaactgaaagataaatggcctcggcttgCGGCCTAGGAGTTTCGATTTTAGCAGAAAATTACGTCAGTAGACACAGTAAATTAAgccgaaaagaaaaatattttttttctaccCATCTACTGAAGCAAAAGTATTCATGCTCTAGATTTGATAGCGAAGCGGAGTGCATTACTTGTGGCTACAGTTGCTCGTTGCCAGGATtacccgacctttgacccccgaaaaattctttctatactttaccattgcaaaattttcgggacTATTTTGGGAGTaattttgcgagttggcgcctgtatgATGGAGTATGTGCTTCAAACCATCATTTTATTCATCGCGTACGTCGTACAACAATaggttttttaaaagtaccggtaaataattttagcctagtctatcacagctatttctacactaattttttatcattgcaattaaattaaaacttctagGAAGACACCTAGAcaagagtgatcattgaattatatgatttatatttaagtttccgaaacacaacagaaaactaacgaatagaggtaatgtttacgaccacgcttgaaaatctgtctgagcaacgacactttttgcatcttgctgattggccaatgtcacgaagtaaacaaggaagacgatgctaGCGGAAAGGTCCATATTGCCGTCACATCGTCTATCGTCACTTAGATTTTTAATTGTGGAGAATTTAGTACATACATAATGTATATATCTCAGGCACGGTGTAATATTGTTCCACCAAACGATGTGTCCTCCTTTTAGGGGTTGGAAATATGGTCACCCTAGGATTGCTAGATTCCTtgccgctgtagggtggttgaCGTAACCACTGGTTACGTTTTCCTCCACcttcaagtctatgcatctgaacaCAAATAACtatggctaactaatcccatacccgacatggactggtaaccggacgagaagccgcgGTTCCTTATATAATTtagccgtattatcggctttcctctttcTCGGGGTAAATATGCAAATTATATCCTATGTATGTATATACAATAACAAACACAATAGTACGTACGTGTGCATCGTAGCTTGACTTGTAATGTTTTAAATGAGACAGAAATCGCATCGCCATTGAACACCACTTATCGGCCTCTGTTATGTGTTCGCCTATGAATAATCTAGCCCCGACGTTCCAGGATTTGATAGTCAACCAAAGACACTCAAGTTCAGGATAGAATTTCTGAAAATTAACAAACTGATAATAGACGAACATTTTTCTGCAGTAACACAATCAGAAAATTGGGAAAAAGTGAATagtggcgggccatgtaagtgtgacgtaaaaagttacattttatgaacaatatttacagtgttacaaaagcaaaagtggaaaacaataagtctcctgccaaaaccaaatttaatcgcaatctcaacaaattctttgagctatttttaactaaaacataaaaatttgatttcattccggttgtggcagcatcaggcgggccataCTGAATCACACAGCGGGTCGGATTtggtccgcgggccgtagttagCCCATGTCAGTTCTAGACGCTACAAGTGATTGTAGATGTAATGAATTCATTATATATGcagaaaaacaaagaaaaatgtaaTAGAAAAGTGAGCGACTCCTTGTGATGTAAACACAATCTCAAAAATGAGTTCCTGT from Styela clava chromosome 14, kaStyClav1.hap1.2, whole genome shotgun sequence encodes:
- the LOC120341395 gene encoding F-box/LRR-repeat protein 17-like; amino-acid sequence: MDIISLITDDKFNYYFYRVGSKLSDDVFIAFAENCPRLKKFVLECLEITDKTVLSIAHNLHDLEHLSVSQISNISNEAVAEVIKCCRKLKLLKISHNKQITEKCLVTIPESSLSIQTLDFLMCNFNPNGIAILGELLNLEDINLSKCEDLTTDDLMPIMEGCKNLKAISLNLNKKFDDNFIDIILTKLPNMEKFYLVSTTITDEALVIMGKKGKKISVIDIGYTKVTGFGARYVSENCACLEYLGLIRCDSVPEEEVEKLVVEYPHIMYSTFIQDTKRMFAKIERDGRLD